AAAACCTTCGCTGCGCTCTGCTACATGATGCCCGGCATGCCGCTAATCTACAACGGACAGGAGGTTGCCTTTAACCGCCGCCTCGAGTTCTTCAAGAAGGATTCCATCGCTTGGAAGGACGACGCCGCCTACACCACCTTCTACCAAAAGCTCAACCAGCTCCGCAAGGCCAACAAGGCCCTTTGGAGCGGCGACAACCGCAACGTTTCGTACAAGGTCGATCCAAAGGGTAATACGCTAATCATCGAGCGCACCAAGGAGCAGAACCGGGTAGTAGCCCTGTTCAACATGAGCGGCAAAGAGGTCCAAATGGCGACACCTTCGTCAGCAAAGAAGGAGTACCTCAGCGGCAAAACCTACAAGCCCAACACCAAGGTCACCCTAAAACCTTGGGAGTTCTTAATCTTCGTAAAGTAGCATACCATAGCGCATAGAGGCTGCTCGCACGAGCAGCCTCTTATTTTTGCCTCCATCTCCGGGTTCTCCGGCCACCAGCCTCAGCTCTTTTACTTCCAGGCTGAGCTCTAGAGCAACTTAGCTCAGCTCTACTGCCTCCAGCCTGAGTACTATTGCTTCCAGCTTAAGCTCTAGGGCTTCCAGTCCGAGTACTTTTGCTTCCAGCCCCAGCTCTAGGGCTTCCAGTCCGAGTACTTTTGTTTCCAGCCCCAGCTCTACGGCTTCCAGTCTGAATACTTTTGCTTCCAGCCCCAGCTCTACGGCTTCCAGTCCGAGTACTTTTGCTTCCAGCCTGAGCTCTTTTGTTTCCAGCCTAAACTCTAGAGCAACTTAGCTGAGTTCTGAAGCTACTGCGCCGAGCTCTTCTGCTACTGCGGCCAGCTCTACCGTTACTGCGCCCAGCTCTTTTGCTACTGGGCTAAGCTCTGGAGCTACTGCGCCCAGCTCTGGAACTACTGTGGCCAGCTCTTTTGCTACTGCGCTAAGCTCTTTTGCTACTGCGCTAAGCTCTGAAGCTACTGCGACGAGTTCTAAAGCTACTGCGACCAGCTCTGGAGCTACTGCGACGAGTAAAGGGGGAGCTACCGTTCGCCAAGCAGTTCCCCATCCAGCATACGCACATCCGTGCAGGCCAGCGCCACCTCAAGCGGTGAACGCCCCCAATAGCAAACGACAACCAACCCCTAACGCATCTTATCCCCTAGGGATTCCGCTTTTACAGATTGAAGAAAACGATCATTGGAAGAACAACCAACCAACAGAGGACATGCTTACTCGTACAGAATAAAGTTTCTCCGTGAACACCATGGCGAAGCCATACCAGATCGGCGCGAATTCTGTTCGAGCGAGCGGAGCTGCTACAACGCCAATTCTCGTAACAGCGACGAAAGGACTAGAAGCAAGCCTTTAAGATAGAGACATTCCACCGCGACCGAGCGAGTTAATTCGGGCCAAGGGTTTTTCGTTCTTTTTGCCCTTCAAAAAGAACAGATAAGAAGAGAAAATCATCTTTATAAAGTTCTCTCCTCTTCTAATTACTGATCCTGCATTTTTTTAGGCGAAATCCCGCATCTTATTCCCCACCCCCTTGAATCCCCAACCACTTCTTCCCTATATTTGAGGCAGCACCAAAGAGGCATACAGCAAAAAAAACGTGAAGCACCCCGATTGGACCAAGAACGCAACCATCTACGAGCTCAACGTTCGTCAATTCACCCCCGAGGGAACCTTTAGGGCCACCCAACAGCATCTAGTTCGCCTAAAAGACCTCGGCATTGGCATCGTATGGCTAATGCCGATCCACCCTATCGGAGAGCTCGAGCGGAAGGGAACGCTGGGCAGCTACTACTCCGTAAAGGACTATACGGCCATCAACCCCGAGTTTGGAGACTTCGACGATTTCAAGGCTTTTGTTGATGAAGCCCACCGAAACGGAATCCGGGTAATCATCGATTGGGTAGCCAACCACACCTCGCGCGATGCGGTTTGGATTACCGAACACCCCGACTGGTACAAGAGGGATAGCGCAGGAAACATTCGCGTCCCCTACGACTGGACGGACGTAGCCCAACTCGACACCAACAACCGCCACATGTGGCAGGGCATGGCCAGCTGCATGAAGTACTGGATCTCCGCGGCCAACATCGACGGCTTCCGCTGCGACATGGCCAGCCTGCTGCCCGTCGAATTTTGGGAGTACATCCGCCAAGAGATCGACAAGGAGCATCGCCTATTCATGCTTGCCGAAAGCGAAGACCCCCTACTGCACCGAAAAGCCTTCAACGCCACCTACTACTGGGATCTCCACCATACAATGAACGGCCTTGTGCAGGGTAAGAATACCGTTGAAGACCTAGATCGATGCTTCAAGAAGCAGCACACCCTATTCTCCCCAAACGACATGAGGCTCATCTTTACCTCGAACCACGACGAGAATAGCTGGAACGGAACCGAGTTCGAACGAATGGGGATTGCGGCTAGGCAGATGGCCGTATTCTCGTTCCTTATCCCCGGAATGCCCCTTATCTACAACGGACAGGAGGCAGCCCTTAGCCACCGCCTTAAGTTCTTCGACAAGGACAGCATCGAGTGGAATGTAAACCGCAACTTCGAGGAGCTATACAAGAAGCTAACCGCACTAAAAAAGGAGCACGAAGCACTTTGGAATGCCGAATGGGGAGGCTCCTTTGGCTACCAGTTCAACGGACAAAGCAAAACATTTACGGTTGAACGCAAAAAGAAGGGGGATATCGTTATAGGGCTCTTCAACTTTAGCTCCAATACGGCAAGCGCCAGCACTCCACCTTACCCCACAACCGACTACCTGAAGGGCTCCGTACACGGAGCCTCGAGAGGGATACGCATGCTGCCTTGGCAGTACATCGTACTAGTTAACAGCATCAGTTAAGCAGCCAACAACAAAACGCACTACGTGCTACTCCCTATTCCCTATTCCCTATTCCCTGTTCACTGTTCACTAGCTATCGTACCCCAAAATATGTGTAGCCAACCAATGGCTGCGAGTGCGCCTCTACCCTATCAACAAGCGCTCTGGCAGGTCCAACTCTACAGTAGTCAACAAGCGTTTCTACGGCCACATCGTCGCCTTCGGCTTCCACCTCAACCTTTCCGTTCGGAAGATTACGAACAAAGCCAACAACACCAAGTTCCTGCGCCCTTCGTTCAACAAAATAACGAAACCCGACACCTTGAACACGCCCACTTACAACAATACGCTTGCTTACCATAGCTACTAGCACATTACGATTAACAAAGTCTTAACAAAAATAGGCCAAAACCATGCAATTCTACAATGGGAATGGTGTCTAAATCCGAGTAAAGCCAATACGTAAATCAAAAATCGACTAATGAGTTCGAACACTTTTAAAATTGTAATCCTAGCATTCATCTTAGGATCTGCCCTAAGCAGTGCTGCCCAGCAGCGTT
This genomic interval from Acetobacteroides hydrogenigenes contains the following:
- a CDS encoding alpha-amylase family glycosyl hydrolase, whose protein sequence is MKHPDWTKNATIYELNVRQFTPEGTFRATQQHLVRLKDLGIGIVWLMPIHPIGELERKGTLGSYYSVKDYTAINPEFGDFDDFKAFVDEAHRNGIRVIIDWVANHTSRDAVWITEHPDWYKRDSAGNIRVPYDWTDVAQLDTNNRHMWQGMASCMKYWISAANIDGFRCDMASLLPVEFWEYIRQEIDKEHRLFMLAESEDPLLHRKAFNATYYWDLHHTMNGLVQGKNTVEDLDRCFKKQHTLFSPNDMRLIFTSNHDENSWNGTEFERMGIAARQMAVFSFLIPGMPLIYNGQEAALSHRLKFFDKDSIEWNVNRNFEELYKKLTALKKEHEALWNAEWGGSFGYQFNGQSKTFTVERKKKGDIVIGLFNFSSNTASASTPPYPTTDYLKGSVHGASRGIRMLPWQYIVLVNSIS
- a CDS encoding acylphosphatase encodes the protein MVSKRIVVSGRVQGVGFRYFVERRAQELGVVGFVRNLPNGKVEVEAEGDDVAVETLVDYCRVGPARALVDRVEAHSQPLVGYTYFGVR